A genomic window from Solanum dulcamara chromosome 11, daSolDulc1.2, whole genome shotgun sequence includes:
- the LOC129874712 gene encoding putative disease resistance protein At1g50180 isoform X1, whose protein sequence is MAEAAVTYVVERLVDLIQKKIVFLKNVQQGVEGVRNELVRMKCFLKDADMKQEEDEAATIRNWVAEIRAAAYHAEDLIEIFIHHVESQKRQSFFIKCVFYPKKLHCLYKVGKEIESIQTRILEISNSRERYGIRHIQGLGDGEGSSTTREKMRELRRSSPLVANKDAVGLEKHVSSVVSILLKDDKRLRVASIVGMGGVGKTTLAKEVYNQNQIRDKFDTRAWLYVSQDYKPMKIIKELILQLANPEEDKVKIVDTMDKLSEAGLEDMLQKCLKDTCYLIVLDDIWTTEAWDLIVRSFPDNDKSSRLLLTSRRKEVALHADAHTTPYKLEVLSEEESWKLFLKKAIAEDRECPQDLVDVGKEILGKCGGLPLAITVIGGLLAGKKEQRSEWQRVQRNLGSYLVKTQTYGVSTILALSYQDLPPHLKSCFLYIGLLQKGKDIPVKQLVHIWIAHGLIHQKGEQTLEDIVEDYLDELIGRNMLQVILVRADDRVKSCRLHDLLRDFCIMKAKEEIFLEEMKLGKGAMAGLQCLQIFKCNSLRRLPEELISLTNLEKLEIRGMTEAFIARLQVSDMHKLQHIPNVVIGHLSTKDYEESIEEMERENMIRRIRAHAQVIRAAEMFQAAGNPRRNVNSD, encoded by the exons aTGGCTGAAGCAGCAGTTACATATGTTGTAGAGCGGCTTGTTGATCTTATccagaaaaaaattgttttccTGAAAAACGTCCAACAAGGAGTTGAAGGAGTGCGAAATGAGCTTGTCCGTATGAAGTGTTTCCTGAAAGATGCAGATATGAAGCAAGAGGAAGATGAGGCCGCAACAATCCGCAATTGGGTAGCTGAAATCAGAGCAGCTGCCTACCATGCTGAGGATTTGATTGAAATATTCATCCACCACGTTGAGTCCCAAAAACGACAGAGTTTCTTCATCAAGTGTGTCTTCTATCCTAAGAAACTACACTGTCTTTACAAAGTAGGGAAAGAGATTGAATCAATTCAGACCAGAATTCTTGAAATATCCAACAGTCGTGAAAGATATGGCATCAGGCATATTCAAGGTCTTGGAGATGGAGAAGGATCAAGCACAACACGTGAGAAGATGCGTGAACTACGACGCTCCTCGCCCTTGGTTGCCAACAAGGATGCTGTTGGTCTAGAGAAGCATGTGAGCTCTGTTGTGTCAATCCTTTTGAAGGATGACAAACGGCTTCGTGTTGCTTCAATTGTTGGCATGGGGGGTGTTGGTAAGACGACTCTTGCCAAGGAAGTTTATAACCAAAATCAAATCAGAGACAAGTTTGACACTCGAGCATGGCTTTATGTATCCCAAGATTATAAGCCAATGAAGATCATCAAGGAGCTCATTTTACAACTGGCAAATCCAGAAGAAGATAAAGTGAAGATAGTGGATACGATGGACAAATTGTCAGAGGCTGGTTTGGAGGACATGCTTCAGAAGTGTTTGAAAGATACATGCTATCTCATTGTTCTTGATGACATCTGGACCACAGAAGCATGGGATCTCATTGTTAGGTCATTTCCTGACAATGATAAGTCAAGTAGATTGCTACTTACCAGCCGCAGAAAGGAGGTTGCTTTGCATGCAGATGCCCATACTACACCCTACAAACTTGAAGTGTTGAGTGAAGAGGAGAGCTGGAAACTCTTTCTCAAGAAAGCAATTGCCGAGGATAGAGAGTGTCCGCAGGACTTGGTAGACGTGGGGAAAGAGATTCTGGGAAAATGTGGTGGCTTGCCACTGGCAATCACTGTCATAGGAGGCCTCTTGGCCGGGAAGAAGGAGCAAAGAAGTGAGTGGCAGAGAGTACAGCGAAACCTCGGTTCATACCTTGTCAAAACTCAAACTTATGGCGTATCAACAATTTTGGCGTTGAGTTATCAGGACTTACCTCCCCATTTAAAATCTTGCTTTCTCTACATAGGCCTTCTCCAAAAAGGCAAAGACATCCCTGTGAAGCAACTCGTGCACATATGGATTGCCCATGGTCTTATTCATCAAAAGGGAGAACAAACATTAGAGGACATTGTGGAGGATTATCTTGATGAGCTCATTGGTAGAAATATGCTTCAAGTAATCCTAGTTAGAGCAGATGACAGAGTTAAAAGTTGCCGGCTCCATGATCTCCTACGAGACTTTTGTATTATGAAGGCCAAGGAAGAAATATTTCTCGAG GAGATGAAGCTAGGGAAAGGTGCAATGGCAGGACTCCAATGCCTGCAAATCTTCAAATGCAACTCGTTGAGGAGGCTCCCAGAAGAGTTGATATCATTGACTAACCTTGAGAAGCTGGAGATTCGAGGAATGACTGAAGCATTTATTGCTAGGCTTCAAGTTTCAGATATGCACAAACTCCAACACATTCCCAACGTTGTGATTGGACATCTCAGTACAAAGGATTATGAAGAATCCATCGAAGAAATGGAGCGTGAAAATATGATTAGACGTATCAGAGCACATGCACAGGTAATAAGAGCGGCAGAGATGTTCCAGGCAGCGGGAAATCCGCGTAGAAATGTCAATAGTGATtaa
- the LOC129874712 gene encoding putative disease resistance protein At1g50180 isoform X3 → MAEAAVTYVVERLVDLIQKKIVFLKNVQQGVEGVRNELVRMKCFLKDADMKQEEDEAATIRNWVAEIRAAAYHAEDLIEIFIHHVESQKRQSFFIKCVFYPKKLHCLYKVGKEIESIQTRILEISNSRERYGIRHIQGLGDGEGSSTTREKMRELRRSSPLVANKDAVGLEKHVSSVVSILLKDDKRLRVASIVGMGGVGKTTLAKEVYNQNQIRDKFDTRAWLYVSQDYKPMKIIKELILQLANPEEDKVKIVDTMDKLSEAGLEDMLQKCLKDTCYLIVLDDIWTTEAWDLIVRSFPDNDKSSRLLLTSRRKEVALHADAHTTPYKLEVLSEEESWKLFLKKAIAEDRECPQDLVDVGKEILGKCGGLPLAITVIGGLLAGKKEQRSEWQRVQRNLGSYLVKTQTYGVSTILALSYQDLPPHLKSCFLYIGLLQKGKDIPVKQLVHIWIAHGLIHQKGEQTLEDIVEDYLDELIGRNMLQVILVRADDRVKSCRLHDLLRDFCIMKAKEEIFLEVDNPSTFLSESRHHVLYCPLERR, encoded by the exons aTGGCTGAAGCAGCAGTTACATATGTTGTAGAGCGGCTTGTTGATCTTATccagaaaaaaattgttttccTGAAAAACGTCCAACAAGGAGTTGAAGGAGTGCGAAATGAGCTTGTCCGTATGAAGTGTTTCCTGAAAGATGCAGATATGAAGCAAGAGGAAGATGAGGCCGCAACAATCCGCAATTGGGTAGCTGAAATCAGAGCAGCTGCCTACCATGCTGAGGATTTGATTGAAATATTCATCCACCACGTTGAGTCCCAAAAACGACAGAGTTTCTTCATCAAGTGTGTCTTCTATCCTAAGAAACTACACTGTCTTTACAAAGTAGGGAAAGAGATTGAATCAATTCAGACCAGAATTCTTGAAATATCCAACAGTCGTGAAAGATATGGCATCAGGCATATTCAAGGTCTTGGAGATGGAGAAGGATCAAGCACAACACGTGAGAAGATGCGTGAACTACGACGCTCCTCGCCCTTGGTTGCCAACAAGGATGCTGTTGGTCTAGAGAAGCATGTGAGCTCTGTTGTGTCAATCCTTTTGAAGGATGACAAACGGCTTCGTGTTGCTTCAATTGTTGGCATGGGGGGTGTTGGTAAGACGACTCTTGCCAAGGAAGTTTATAACCAAAATCAAATCAGAGACAAGTTTGACACTCGAGCATGGCTTTATGTATCCCAAGATTATAAGCCAATGAAGATCATCAAGGAGCTCATTTTACAACTGGCAAATCCAGAAGAAGATAAAGTGAAGATAGTGGATACGATGGACAAATTGTCAGAGGCTGGTTTGGAGGACATGCTTCAGAAGTGTTTGAAAGATACATGCTATCTCATTGTTCTTGATGACATCTGGACCACAGAAGCATGGGATCTCATTGTTAGGTCATTTCCTGACAATGATAAGTCAAGTAGATTGCTACTTACCAGCCGCAGAAAGGAGGTTGCTTTGCATGCAGATGCCCATACTACACCCTACAAACTTGAAGTGTTGAGTGAAGAGGAGAGCTGGAAACTCTTTCTCAAGAAAGCAATTGCCGAGGATAGAGAGTGTCCGCAGGACTTGGTAGACGTGGGGAAAGAGATTCTGGGAAAATGTGGTGGCTTGCCACTGGCAATCACTGTCATAGGAGGCCTCTTGGCCGGGAAGAAGGAGCAAAGAAGTGAGTGGCAGAGAGTACAGCGAAACCTCGGTTCATACCTTGTCAAAACTCAAACTTATGGCGTATCAACAATTTTGGCGTTGAGTTATCAGGACTTACCTCCCCATTTAAAATCTTGCTTTCTCTACATAGGCCTTCTCCAAAAAGGCAAAGACATCCCTGTGAAGCAACTCGTGCACATATGGATTGCCCATGGTCTTATTCATCAAAAGGGAGAACAAACATTAGAGGACATTGTGGAGGATTATCTTGATGAGCTCATTGGTAGAAATATGCTTCAAGTAATCCTAGTTAGAGCAGATGACAGAGTTAAAAGTTGCCGGCTCCATGATCTCCTACGAGACTTTTGTATTATGAAGGCCAAGGAAGAAATATTTCTCGAGGTAGATAATCCATCTACATTCCTCTCTGAATCTCGGCACCATGTCCTTTATTGTCCACTTGAGAG GAGATGA
- the LOC129874712 gene encoding putative disease resistance protein At1g50180 isoform X2: MAEAAVTYVVERLVDLIQKKIVFLKNVQQGVEGVRNELVRMKCFLKDADMKQEEDEAATIRNWVAEIRAAAYHAEDLIEIFIHHVESQKRQSFFIKCVFYPKKLHCLYKVGKEIESIQTRILEISNSRERYGIRHIQGLGDGEGSSTTREKMRELRRSSPLVANKDAVGLEKHVSSVVSILLKDDKRLRVASIVGMGGVGKTTLAKEVYNQNQIRDKFDTRAWLYVSQDYKPMKIIKELILQLANPEEDKVKIVDTMDKLSEAGLEDMLQKCLKDTCYLIVLDDIWTTEAWDLIVRSFPDNDKSSRLLLTSRRKEVALHADAHTTPYKLEVLSEEESWKLFLKKAIAEDRECPQDLVDVGKEILGKCGGLPLAITVIGGLLAGKKEQRSEWQRVQRNLGSYLVKTQTYGVSTILALSYQDLPPHLKSCFLYIGLLQKGKDIPVKQLVHIWIAHGLIHQKGEQTLEDIVEDYLDELIGRNMLQVILVRADDRVKSCRLHDLLRDFCIMKAKEEIFLEVDNPSTFLSESRHHVLYCPLERLACKYLWLLVYLS; this comes from the exons aTGGCTGAAGCAGCAGTTACATATGTTGTAGAGCGGCTTGTTGATCTTATccagaaaaaaattgttttccTGAAAAACGTCCAACAAGGAGTTGAAGGAGTGCGAAATGAGCTTGTCCGTATGAAGTGTTTCCTGAAAGATGCAGATATGAAGCAAGAGGAAGATGAGGCCGCAACAATCCGCAATTGGGTAGCTGAAATCAGAGCAGCTGCCTACCATGCTGAGGATTTGATTGAAATATTCATCCACCACGTTGAGTCCCAAAAACGACAGAGTTTCTTCATCAAGTGTGTCTTCTATCCTAAGAAACTACACTGTCTTTACAAAGTAGGGAAAGAGATTGAATCAATTCAGACCAGAATTCTTGAAATATCCAACAGTCGTGAAAGATATGGCATCAGGCATATTCAAGGTCTTGGAGATGGAGAAGGATCAAGCACAACACGTGAGAAGATGCGTGAACTACGACGCTCCTCGCCCTTGGTTGCCAACAAGGATGCTGTTGGTCTAGAGAAGCATGTGAGCTCTGTTGTGTCAATCCTTTTGAAGGATGACAAACGGCTTCGTGTTGCTTCAATTGTTGGCATGGGGGGTGTTGGTAAGACGACTCTTGCCAAGGAAGTTTATAACCAAAATCAAATCAGAGACAAGTTTGACACTCGAGCATGGCTTTATGTATCCCAAGATTATAAGCCAATGAAGATCATCAAGGAGCTCATTTTACAACTGGCAAATCCAGAAGAAGATAAAGTGAAGATAGTGGATACGATGGACAAATTGTCAGAGGCTGGTTTGGAGGACATGCTTCAGAAGTGTTTGAAAGATACATGCTATCTCATTGTTCTTGATGACATCTGGACCACAGAAGCATGGGATCTCATTGTTAGGTCATTTCCTGACAATGATAAGTCAAGTAGATTGCTACTTACCAGCCGCAGAAAGGAGGTTGCTTTGCATGCAGATGCCCATACTACACCCTACAAACTTGAAGTGTTGAGTGAAGAGGAGAGCTGGAAACTCTTTCTCAAGAAAGCAATTGCCGAGGATAGAGAGTGTCCGCAGGACTTGGTAGACGTGGGGAAAGAGATTCTGGGAAAATGTGGTGGCTTGCCACTGGCAATCACTGTCATAGGAGGCCTCTTGGCCGGGAAGAAGGAGCAAAGAAGTGAGTGGCAGAGAGTACAGCGAAACCTCGGTTCATACCTTGTCAAAACTCAAACTTATGGCGTATCAACAATTTTGGCGTTGAGTTATCAGGACTTACCTCCCCATTTAAAATCTTGCTTTCTCTACATAGGCCTTCTCCAAAAAGGCAAAGACATCCCTGTGAAGCAACTCGTGCACATATGGATTGCCCATGGTCTTATTCATCAAAAGGGAGAACAAACATTAGAGGACATTGTGGAGGATTATCTTGATGAGCTCATTGGTAGAAATATGCTTCAAGTAATCCTAGTTAGAGCAGATGACAGAGTTAAAAGTTGCCGGCTCCATGATCTCCTACGAGACTTTTGTATTATGAAGGCCAAGGAAGAAATATTTCTCGAGGTAGATAATCCATCTACATTCCTCTCTGAATCTCGGCACCATGTCCTTTATTGTCCACTTGAGAG GTTGGCTTGCAAATATCTTTGGTTGCTGGTTTATCTAAGTTGA
- the LOC129875227 gene encoding pentatricopeptide repeat-containing protein At3g20730-like: MMNRTYRNVVNLLNPTSRFPPLKSSIESLCNAKRLTGALRLAFDNPIEADYTIYSNIIQLCIDLKAHKQGRLVHSHLITNGFPSNVHLGTKLIILYTMSGDMVSARKMFDKLPERNVVSWTALLSGYSQNGYSKEALDVFVAMRREGVRANQFTYGSVLRACTSVSCMTLGNQIQGCIQKSRFVDNLYVQSALVDFNSKCGEMEDAFCIFESMAERDLVSWNVMISGYAFRGYSIDAFLLFRWMFRQGILPDCFTLGSVLKASVGSGKCCGLVKISMIHGCIIRLGYGSFSIISGALVDAYVKCGNLANASYIYKKMQNKDMISCTALITGYAREGKNINECLELFCQLHRNHREIDSIILCSMISICANTASLSLGRQLHAIAIKYKSTLDVAMSNALVDMYAKTGEIEDANNVFQHMTEKNVISWTSMISAYGMHGRGVDAVSYFKKMECEGFEPNDITFLSLLFACSHNGLTAEGWECFSKMVRKYKIVPRDEHYSCLVDIFARSGCLNESYDLICTMNIKPSASLWGSVLGACSIHGNMDLGKVAAKHLCNIDPTNAVSYVVLASMYSAAGLWDSAWKVGPLLWYHHLLCIWALLEQLPLNYDYLHYLFLFFSRIFIFGINWFSTF; this comes from the coding sequence ATGATGAATAGAACGTATAGAAATGTAGTGAACTTGCTTAACCCAACCTCTCGATTCCCTCCCCTGAAATCATCCATTGAATCGCTCTGTAATGCCAAAAGGCTTACGGGAGCTCTAAGACTTGCTTTTGACAACCCCATCGAAGCAGACTATACTATTTATTCAAATATAATTCAGCTTTGCATTGACTTAAAAGCTCATAAGCAGGGTCGTTTGGTTCACTCCCATCTTATAACTAATGGGTTTCCTTCAAATGTTCATTTGGGAACCAAGTTGATAATTTTATACACAATGTCTGGTGACATGGTGTCCGCCCGCAAGATGTTTGATAAATTGCCTGAAAGGAATGTGGTTTCATGGACTGCACTTTTATCTGGGTACTCTCAGAATGGGTATTCAAAAGAAGCCCTTGATGTGTTTGTTGCTATGCGTAGGGAAGGGGTGAGGGCAAATCAGTTTACTTATGGAAGTGTCTTGAGGGCGTGCACTAGTGTGTCATGTATGACTTTAGGAAATCAAATACAAGGGTGCATTCAGAAGAGCAGGTTTGTGGATAATTTATATGTACAGAGTGCGTTGGTTGATTTTAATTCCAAGTGCGGAGAAATGGAGGATGCTTTTTGTATATTTGAGTCAATGGCAGAGAGGGATTTGGTTTCTTGGAATGTCATGATTTCTGGATATGCTTTTCGAGGTTATAGCATTGATGCATTCCTGCTGTTCCGTTGGATGTTCAGACAAGGTATACTTCCCGATTGCTTCACATTGGGAAGTGTCCTCAAAGCATCTGTAGGAAGTGGCAAGTGTTGTGGACTAGTGAAAATCAGTATGATACATGGATGTATCATTCGACTTGGTTATGGGTCATTTAGTATTATTAGTGGAGCGTTAGTTGATGCCTATGTGAAATGTGGAAACCTGGCTAATGCAAGTTATATATACAAGAAGATGCAGAACAAAGACATGATTTCATGCACTGCGCTAATTACTGGATACGCACGTGaaggtaaaaatataaatgagtgCCTGGAACTCTTTTGTCAATTACATCGGAATCATAGGGAAATTGATAGCATTATTTTATGCTCTATGATCAGCATATGTGCCAATACAGCGTCACTGTCTTTGGGGAGACAACTACATGCTATTGCGATCAAATATAAGAGCACTCTTGATGTGGCGATGAGTAATGCTTTGGTTGATATGTACGCAAAAACAGGAGAAATTGAAGATGCCAACAATGTTTTTCAGCACATGACAGAGAAAAATGTAATATCGTGGACGTCGATGATCTCTGCATATGGTATGCATGGTCGAGGAGTCGATGCAGTTTCATATTTTAAGAAGATGGAGTGTGAAGGCTTTGAGCCAAACGATATAACATTCTTGTCTCTCCTATTTGCTTGTAGTCATAATGGGTTGACTGCTGAAGGATGGGAATGTTTCAGTAAGATGGTTAGAAAGTATAAAATTGTTCCAAGAGATGAGCATTACTCTTGCCTAGTGGACATTTTTGCACGCAGCGGTTGTTTGAATGAATCATATGATTTGATTTGCACGATGAATATAAAGCCTAGTGCCTCTCTTTGGGGTTCAGTTCTTGGGGCATGTAGCATACATGGCAATATGGACCTTGGAAAGGTAGCAGCCAAGCATTTGTGTAATATTGATCCTACGAATGCTGTTAGCTATGTGGTTCTAGCAAGTATGTATTCTGCAGCTGGCTTATGGGATAGCGCTTGGAAGGTTGGACCTCTTctgtggtatcaccatttgttgtgtatctgggctcttcttgagcaattgcccttaaattatgattatcttcattatttattcctttttttttcgaggatttttatctttggaatcaATTGGTTTTCCACGTTTTAA